CAGGAAACGAGCTTGACATTAAAACTGTAGGACAACTTGCAGTGAAAATGACTAGAGAAAATTACTTAAAGTCCAGACGCAATCCCAAGACTTACAATAACACCGAAATAGAGAAAGTCCTGACCGATTGGTTCAGCTATGACTTCGGTATTGACAAGAGTAAGCTGACCAGAGAAGCTCGATTGACTTGAAAAAGAAATAAAACGATGCGGCAACAAAGGCTAAACCACACGCCCAACCCTCCAACCGTTGCGCGATGCTTTAGCCAAACCGATATGTCATCGACCGGACCATAATTTAGTTCTTGATACGACGCTGACCCACTTGCTGAAAAGTTAATTATTATTTACCTTTGTCAATGAAGTGTTCCGAAGCTTTACGAATACTGAAGAGGAATGGGTGGTATCCTGTTTCCAACAGGGTTCACATGTAAAACTGAAACATAATGAGATAGCTGGCACGATCATTTTTCCGGATCATGGCAGCCAGGAACTAGGACACGGACTACAGAAGAAGCTTTTCAAACAAGCGGGGATCAAATGATCAAAGAGATGAAGAAATTGAAAAAGAAGATAGACATCGTTGTAGAGAAAACAGCTACCGGATATTCGGCATACGCTGAAGACCAAGGAGCATTCACCACTTCTAAGAACATCCCTTCGCTCTACGAGAATCTATTGGAAGCACTTAATCTTCACTACGAAGAACATGGCTATTTGGTCACAGCTGATAATCTGCGATTGAGGATGGACCTTCAACAGTTCTTCCAGTACTACAAGGTACTCAATGCAAACTTCCTAGCGAAACGGATCGGAATGAATCCAAGCCTGTTATCCCAGTATGTGCGAGGGAAGAAACAACCATCGAATAAACAGACCGAAAAGATCATGCACGGCATTCAGAATATCGGTATGGAATTGTCCTCGATCAACTTTGTATGAACGGATAAGAAAAGACCAACACGCAATAAGCTGTAATCGGCTTAGGCCGCATAGATCCCGCAACCGAGCCGAAACCTTATCCAAAAAGCCGATACATTCATGCGTTAGCTACCTACCACTCAATACTTCCACAAGTAGTACATCAGCTTCACGTACTCGTTGGTCACCATCAATAGTCTGTCAACGCTTTGCCACCAGCGGTTACTGTCGTAACGGTCGGAGTGAGCGGGGTTTCTTAAACGAAAGGTCTACTGAGATCCTGAAACGCGGTATTTCATTCATCAACGTATAGTCAACAGTAATGCCTGCCGAGCCTCAGGCATACGCCAGGGAAGAGCACCACATAAAAGCGGACCCGATCCAAGGCACATACAATATCTCGTTGGATAACCGCGCAGATCTTCGCATGCAATAGCATCAGGCGTGTTAATAGGACCATCAATCGGCTGGATACTATATTAGCTGGTAACCAACACACTACCGAACTGTAACAAAAAACAATGACCTAGTTTTATGACACATATTGTTTGTTATTCGATCGAAACCAAATGAACAGATCCAAATGAAAAAGCTACTTCTGCTGATCATTATTTCCTTCTTAGGTCCATGCGTGAAAGCCCAAACGGATCTGGACTCTCTGTTGAACGTCTGGCAAGACGAAGCACAACACGACTCTGATCGAGTAAGTGCTTACAAGAGTTACATAAACGATGGTTTTCTGTTCTCGCACCCTGATACTGCATTCATTTTAGCACAGAACCTATTGCACTATGGTGAGGCCCATCAATATGAAAAAGCGAGGGCGGTGGCATACAACGTTATGGGTGTTTCCGATCTTAATAGATCTGACTACCGTAGAGCCCTGAAATACTTTGAGCTTAGTTTGAAGATCAGTGATAGCATCGGAGACAAAAAAGGCATTGGTGCGAGTATCGGGAACATCGGGAATATCTACAAAGAACAAGGGGCCTACCCGAAAGCACTTGACCACTACCAGCGTAGTTTGAAGATCAGTAAGGAAATCGGGAATATACAAGGCAGTGCAGCAGCGATCAGCAACATTGGAAATATCTACTACTACCAAGGTGACTTACCGAAAGCGCTGGACTATTACCAGCGCAGCCTGAAGATCTATGAAGAAACCGGGAATAAACAAGGCAGTGCGTACACCATACATAATATTGGGATCATCTACTCTGAACAAGGGGACTCCCTCAAAGCACTGGACTATTATCAGCGCAGTTTGACGATCTGTGAAAATATAGGAAATGATAAAGCAACTGCAACCTCCTTAAGCAGTATTGCCAGTGTTTACGCAGCTCAAGGTGACTACCCCAAAGCGCTGGATCATTACCAACGTGGTTTGAACATTTGTGAAAAGATCGGAGACAAATGGGGCCTTACGATAATCACAAGGGGCATTGGATATGTCCACAACGCAAAAAGGGACTACGCCAAAGCATTGGAATTCTGCAATAGATCTCTGGTTTCCAGCAAAGAAATTGGTGCACTTAAAGAAGAAAAACAGGCTTACGATTGCTTATACGCGACGTACAAAGCCATGGGCAAGAGCAACGAGGCCTTGGTGTATTTAGAGAAATTACAGGCAATCGTTGACAGCTTGAATGCGGCAGAAACGACCAAAATACTCCAGCAGATGGAGTTTACCAAGCAGGTGTTAGCGGATAGCATCGCCACAGCAGAAAAAGAGCGCCTCGTGGAAGATGCCCACAGAGAAGAGGTGAGAAAGCAGAACAGAACCCGCAATATGATGGCCGGAGGCGGGGTCATGCTAATGGTCTTGGCTGGTGGCCTCTACGGTAGAGTGCGCTACATCAGAAGATCGAAAGCCGTTCTACAAGTTGAGAAGGATCGTTCAGAGAATCTCTTGCTCAACATTCTGCCTGCCGATATAGCAGCAGAACTCAAAGAAAAAGGCCGAGTGGATGCTCAGGACTTTGACCTGGTCAGCATTCTATTTACCGACTTCAAAGGCTTTACGGCCGCCAGCGAGAAGCTTAGCGCACAGGAATTAGTAGCCGAGATCAATTCCTGTTTTGAAGCCTTTGACGGCATTATGGGCAAGTACACTATTGAGAAGATCAAGACCATTGGCGATGCATACATGGCCGCTGGCGGTTTGCCTGTTACTTCAGATGCATCCGTAAAGAACACCGTTCTAGCTGCGTTGGAAATGCAATTATTCATTGCTAAGCGCAAGGCGGATCGAGATGCCAAAGGACTACCCGCTTTCGAAATGCGCGTAGGGATCCACACAGGTCCCATTGTGGCAGGGATAGTTGGCGTCAGAAAATTCCAATACGACATATGGGGAGACACTGTGAACACAGCAAGTCGCATGGAAAGCAACGGCGAAATCGGCAAAGTGAACATCAGTCAGACCACCTATGAATTGCTTAAAGCAGATCCTGAATTTGCGTTTGAATCCAGAGGCAAGATCGAGGCGAAAGGGAAAGGTGAATTGGACATGTGGTTCGTGAGCTTGAAAGCAGAAAGAGCATAACGTGGCATCCATATAGCCAATATTCAATAGCTGCTGGACGATGTTTATCATAACAAGTTATACCTTGTCAATACAGCGCAAAGAGCCAAAATGGATTCAAGGAATTCGACTACCACCCTTTCAGATCTGAAACAATTCAAAGATTGGGTCGTCGCAGGGATCAGTGAGGATATGATGAACCCTAAGAAAACGCTGGCCCTAAAAGACTTCTCGATCAATGTAAGACTAAAGCTTGCGGCATAGTGGACTGCTACTAGGTTCTTCTATTTGTATGGAGATCATCCCGGATCATGCATTAGAAAACTTATTGCGACCTCAAACCCTTAGCCCACGGACTCCACCGTACGGCGGATACTTTTCGCTCAATCTCCATAGCTATGCTATGATCCAATCGCGAAAAGTCCCATGGCCGTTGGGTTGGAACCCTCATCACGCTTCTCTAATGCATGATCTGGGATTATTTTGAGTTGTACACCTCTGACAAGTTGAACTGTCTAATCACTGGGGAGAATGTCCTGAACATCCGTACAGCGCTGTTCATTGCCTCTTTCATCATGGTCCTACCACCATTAGTGATCGCACTCTCCCTACTGGTAAAGCTGTGATGAGCCTGAGGTCATACATTGTTATCGGATCACTATTCACCCTAATGATGTTGCTGATAGCCGTTGGAAGCCTTACGCTTTGGTATGGCTCATATACCATTTGGAAGTAGATCGGTAAAAAAAGGAGCTGAACGTGTTAGCAAACCGACCTGCATTTGTGCGTTAATGCTATTCGCAAATGGTCGTTAGCTTCAACAACCACCTAGCAGCATCCAAACGAGGAGAAAAACGATCACAGTCCCGAAACATCCGCCGCCCCATTTGTAAGCAGCGCCGCCCGCAAGTAATCCTCTGAATATGTTATTCATGTGTAATTAGGTTTAGAATACTTCCTTGTCCAAAAAAAAGGCCAGAATTCAGGCGTCCAGTAGCGATATTAAGTGGACACAATATCTACCCTATTCCATTCGCTCGGCGTTAAGGCGTAGTCTTCAATAGTACTGATCAAACTGTATGCAACCTGAGGAATTCAGTGCACATTTTGGGGTATGGTCCCGCTCAACGGGTGATGCCGCTTTTGAACGAGGACCACCTGCGATCATCAGATCACCAAATTACTGAACGATAACGACACGCAGAACAACATCGCGTGCTGGATAATGAGATCGGCGAATGATCTGCAATAGAACAAGGAGAATTTCAGATCAATAGAACATGAACAATTCAGATCCAAAGAAGAAAAAACCTGAACCGATCCCGGGGCAGAAAAGAAATGCGGAAGAACAGCCTTCAGTACCTGCAGTACCTCCATCGGACACAGAAGCCGAGGCGGATCAGCAAGCTGACAAAGGCGCATTACCTAAGAGCGTTCAAGGAGACCACGGCGCACCCAAGCCTATTGTTAATCCTGGTCCAGAAGGAGACCAATAGACATCAAGCCATAGGTTGAGGTGGGTTCGGGTCATTCGGGTGGATCGGTGTTGGTGGATCCGGTTGACCGGTACTCGGCGGCACTTCTTGCGGTGGGCGCGTAGGAGTTCACGGAACTGGCTCACGGACAGGTTTTACAGGATCATAAGGCTCTATGATAGGTGAAGGTTGCTTACCTGATCCAACGTCTTTGTGGGTTAAGGTATTCTCCTCAATTCGGTTTTGCTTACTCTTCTTTAATACGAACACAAATACAAGAGTTGTCCCATTTGCTTTACCCTTCGTTCCAAATTGATGCTATGCCAATCCTTTCATTTCCAATTATCCGACGGATGAGGGAGCAGCAGCATGGTAATTACACGGACCGACGCGTCCACTATAATAATTCGCATCCGATCAGACATTACCTCCTGTGCTTCGAAAAGGGCATGATCCTGGAATGCCGACATTTACTTGAACTCGAACGATCGTATCCATGAAACTTACTTCTGCCAACGCTTTCTGGGCGCTTTCAAATGGATTGAAGACCACCTATCCATCCGTTAATGAGGATATTGAAAC
This genomic window from Flavobacteriales bacterium contains:
- a CDS encoding helix-turn-helix transcriptional regulator, which produces MKKLKKKIDIVVEKTATGYSAYAEDQGAFTTSKNIPSLYENLLEALNLHYEEHGYLVTADNLRLRMDLQQFFQYYKVLNANFLAKRIGMNPSLLSQYVRGKKQPSNKQTEKIMHGIQNIGMELSSINFV
- a CDS encoding tetratricopeptide repeat protein, producing MKKLLLLIIISFLGPCVKAQTDLDSLLNVWQDEAQHDSDRVSAYKSYINDGFLFSHPDTAFILAQNLLHYGEAHQYEKARAVAYNVMGVSDLNRSDYRRALKYFELSLKISDSIGDKKGIGASIGNIGNIYKEQGAYPKALDHYQRSLKISKEIGNIQGSAAAISNIGNIYYYQGDLPKALDYYQRSLKIYEETGNKQGSAYTIHNIGIIYSEQGDSLKALDYYQRSLTICENIGNDKATATSLSSIASVYAAQGDYPKALDHYQRGLNICEKIGDKWGLTIITRGIGYVHNAKRDYAKALEFCNRSLVSSKEIGALKEEKQAYDCLYATYKAMGKSNEALVYLEKLQAIVDSLNAAETTKILQQMEFTKQVLADSIATAEKERLVEDAHREEVRKQNRTRNMMAGGGVMLMVLAGGLYGRVRYIRRSKAVLQVEKDRSENLLLNILPADIAAELKEKGRVDAQDFDLVSILFTDFKGFTAASEKLSAQELVAEINSCFEAFDGIMGKYTIEKIKTIGDAYMAAGGLPVTSDASVKNTVLAALEMQLFIAKRKADRDAKGLPAFEMRVGIHTGPIVAGIVGVRKFQYDIWGDTVNTASRMESNGEIGKVNISQTTYELLKADPEFAFESRGKIEAKGKGELDMWFVSLKAERA